The following are encoded together in the Thermodesulfobium sp. 4217-1 genome:
- a CDS encoding transketolase, whose product MPFSRIVYKPEYDELEKKALIIRKNIVKMIAKAQSGHPGGSLSCVDILTSLYFRILRISPKHPKDPERDRFILSKGHAAPALYATLAETGFIPYEWLDDLRKIGSPLQGHPDMKKVPGVEMSTGSLGQGLSVGVGMALSAKILESGYRVFVLLGDGECQEGQVWEAAMSASHYKLTNIVAIIDRNGLQIDGCTEDVMGVSPLGAKWKAFGWTVIEVDGHDFLELIPALEAISYTSKPTAIIANTVKGKGVCFMENNVDWHGKAPKPDQLEEALKGFEGVEFVESDEVEVDSSN is encoded by the coding sequence ATGCCGTTTAGCAGGATCGTGTATAAGCCAGAATACGATGAGCTTGAGAAAAAAGCCTTGATTATCAGAAAGAATATAGTAAAGATGATAGCCAAAGCTCAATCTGGACATCCTGGAGGCTCACTTTCCTGCGTGGATATCCTGACATCTCTATACTTCAGGATATTGAGAATCAGCCCAAAGCATCCCAAGGACCCCGAGAGGGATAGATTCATCCTATCAAAAGGCCATGCCGCCCCAGCCTTGTACGCCACCCTTGCCGAGACTGGATTTATCCCGTACGAATGGCTTGACGATCTTAGAAAGATTGGATCCCCCCTGCAAGGCCACCCTGATATGAAAAAGGTGCCAGGAGTCGAGATGTCGACAGGATCTTTGGGACAAGGCCTGAGCGTGGGCGTAGGGATGGCTCTTTCTGCAAAGATTCTGGAAAGCGGCTATAGGGTATTTGTTCTTCTTGGAGACGGAGAGTGTCAGGAAGGGCAGGTGTGGGAGGCCGCTATGTCGGCCTCTCATTACAAACTTACAAACATTGTGGCTATTATCGATAGAAATGGTTTACAGATTGATGGCTGCACAGAGGACGTTATGGGGGTCTCACCCCTGGGGGCGAAGTGGAAGGCTTTTGGGTGGACTGTAATAGAGGTGGACGGTCATGACTTTCTTGAGCTAATACCCGCTCTTGAGGCTATATCGTATACATCCAAGCCCACTGCGATAATTGCCAATACGGTAAAGGGTAAGGGTGTATGTTTTATGGAAAACAATGTGGATTGGCACGGAAAGGCTCCAAAGCCCGATCAATTAGAAGAGGCTCTGAAAGGTTTTGAAGGAGTTGAATTTGTGGAATCTGATGAGGTTGAGGTAGATTCCAGCAATTAA